AGACGTGATCGCGATCCTGGAAGGGCGCTACGAAACGCACACCCATTTTACCTACAGCTTTGAAGATCCGAAATATAAAAGGAAAGCCGAATGAACAAAGAGAATTTTTACCCATTAACTTATCTGCGCGAAGCTGAAGCGCTGCGTTGCGGCGCTCTTACCCTGCGGGAACATCCGGAGATCAACCATCCCTGGGAACTTATCTCCGGCCTGAAGGGGGCCCTGGAGAAAGACCTGAAAGTTATTGGGACAAAGATCAAAGGGCTGGCCCATCCTACAGCGGTCCTATACGCGCCGGAAAATATTTTGATCGAAGAAGGGGCGCAAATTGAAGCGCTGGCGGTGCTCGACGCCCGGAGCGGACCGATCTATATCGGGGCCAATACGGTCGTTCGGCCGCAAAGCTATCTGCGCGGGCCGCTTTACATCGGGCCGGAGTGCCGGATTGGCGGAGAAGTGACCCATTCGATATTTCACGGTTATTCTAACAAAGCGCATTATGGTTTTATCGGCCACTCATATATTGGGGAGTGGGTCAATTTGGGGGCGGGAACGACCAACTCCAACCTTAAAAACACTTACGGGACGGTAAAGATGACGATAAACGGCGAGACGCTAGACAGCGGAGAGCGGTTCCTGGGCTGTCTTATCGGTGATCACGTCAAGCTGGGGATTGGGAGCCTTATCCCGACCGGTGCGGTGATCGGGCTTGGGGCCAATGTTTTTGGCGGCGGGATGATCGCGAAGTGTGTGCCGAACTTTGCCTGGGGAGAAAAGGGAAGGGTTGATCTAGAAAAATTCCTGGCCGGAGTTAAATTGGTCATGGCCAGAAGAGGCCAGGTTTTAACCCCGGAACTGGCAGAGCTTCTTGTCACGAACTTTAGACGACAGTCCGGAGTTTGATCCTTTTAATCTGTCCGTTACTTTGCTTTTTCAGCCTGCTTTCTATATGCCCGGGCGAGGCGCTGGAAAGAACAACAACGGTGATTTCCAGTCCGCTGGAGAGGAATTTTTCTTTTGTCGTGAAGGATGCGATGTTTTCCCCAAGAGAGATCACCGATTCAACCGCCATTGCCAGCTCTTTTGGTGAAATTCGGAGCTTGATCTCTATTTGCTGCCGACGGGTTGGAAAAGGGTTTGACGCGCTGGTATGTTTATATAGATTGATCAACCGGCCGGTAAAATTGTCGGCTATTTGTTGATCCAGCGACCCCAGTGAAAATTCCGCCAGGCTGTAGGCGCCTTCGCTTGTGTGTAAATTGAAGGAATCAACCCGGGAGCTGGTAGCGGCTAGAAAAGTAAATAGCCGGACGAGCGCGCCGCGATAGTTGTTGTTGAACAACACATAAATAGTCTTTCCTTTCCAACCGGTTACAACGGAGGCCTCTTGCAGCATTCTGCTCGTTCGCTTCAGGATAAGGTTTTCTGTCCCTTTATTGAGGCCAAGGGCGGCATAGAAGGTCTCCTCGTCATGGAAGCCGGCTTGATTGGTCAACCTGGCCCGGGAATAATGAATCTTGCGAGTATTTTCGCAGTTGACCGGGCAAGCGCGGTCAAATATATCAAAGATCTCGGCTTCCCACTGTTTGACCAATTCTCCAAAGGCTTTTTTGCCTGATGTAGAGTAACGATTTAAGCTTAGCAGGGAAAAGTCTGTTACTCCGGCAGCGAGCAGTTCAAGCGAGGAAGCGGCAAGTTGTGTTCTGGCCGCGTCATACCTGACGCGGTTGATCGGCTGCACCTCTTTACTTAAGATCAGTGAAATTGTATCGCCGCTTTCAACGGGACTGTCCAGGCCAACTGTTTTTTCCGTAATAGAGCCATCCGATAAGGGCCTTCGGATAATTCCACCGATCACCCGGCTGCCAAAAACAGCGGACTTACGAAAGGCAAAATCAAGCACGGTAACCCTGGCGGCCCCTTTTTTGGGCCCAACATCGTATAGCTTTCCGTTGTCATCATAAACATAAGCATATCCTTTGCTCTGGAGGTCAAAGTGGGTTGCTTCGTATATTGCGCGCGCGGTCGGGGCATCAAGGCAGAATCCTTCAAAGCCGAATTGGGCAAGTTTGTAGCTGATATGAGAACAGGCGCCAACCAAGGCTTTGCGTTCCATTTCGGCCGATCTGACCTGGATCTCAACTTCGGTCCCTTCCTCATTCATAAAAGCGCAATGGAGCGCCTGATAGTATTGTTCGTTGTCATTGGAAAAAACCTTGAGGTCCTTGCCGCGGGGGAATTTTATGTAATCAGTATACTTTTCTGGCTGCCATTTGTATCCAAGTTTATTCATGATCTCGGTAAGACTGTTAACGGCTGTATAGCATTCATCGGGACAGGCCGTGATACAGCTTATGCCAAGCAGGTCATGGACAGCGCGGGGCTTGTTGGCGATGCTCCACAATCCTTTCAATCTCCAGGAAAAGGTAAAGGAATTTAATTCCTCAGCCAATAAAGTCGCTACAGTCCTTAATTCATCAGACAAATGGATCGGGCCCACTTGATAAGCTCCGCTGTAGGTTGAGGAGGCGATTTTCTCATATCTATCCGGATCAGAGCTTAAAAATGCAAGGTCGTCGAGTTGTTTGGCATGGGCCGAAAAGTGCAGAACCTTGAGGAAGGGAGAAAAAGCCTGAGTGGCATATGATGATAAAGGATGGATCCCTTTGCCGGCATGGAAAGCGAGCTCAGAGAAGATTTGGGCGGTCACAAGGAGCATAATATCAACGTCTTCTTCGAGTTCGGTCAGCATTTTAATAAATAATCCGCCTTGTTTTATGCCATGATCCTGGTTAAAGGTAAACCGGGAGAGAAACTCGACCTTGGCAATAATATTTAATAGGGTTGAGTCAAAATTGTTTTCCTTTAATAATGCCAGGGGAGTATCAAGTACAATGAAAGCGGCGACGGAATCAGGGGAGGCTCCCCAGCTCATCAGCAACTCTATCCCCAGTGCTTTATTGGGCAGGCTGCCGTTTAAATCCGAAAACTCAAGCGCTTTTTTCAGCCGGCCTAAATTAGCCTGCGGCTGGTTTTGGCTAAAAAAGGTGAAAAGATCTTCCGCGAATTTTGTTTGAGAGCCAGCAAGTTGGAATGAGCCGCTCCACTCATCTTCGCCGGTCATTTTAACAACCGGGATATTCAATCGGTCAAAAGGTCCGCCGGCCGGAATTGGCCGTTTAGGATGGAATTGGCCGGCGTCAGGGAACAGCCGGGCCGCGGCCCTGTCGATCGCCCGGTTGATAACAGGCGTCAGGCGAGGTCTGGTCGACGGAGGTTTGTTTTGGATCTTCATGTCAAGTCTTTATCGTCTAAAAAATTGCAGAATTTCAAGGGAAATAGTATAATTTTGACGGATCAGTGGGGGATCGTCTAATTGGTAGGACACCGCCCTTTGGAGGCGAGAATCGGGGTTCAAGTCCCTGTCCCCCAGAACCCACAAGTTAAACCGGAAACGTTAGATTGTTCCGGTCAAAGGCGTCGAGCTCTGCGATCAGGGTTTCAAGCTCTTTATACCCGCTGTCGACCGCTTGCTGGTGCTGATGGGCGCTGATCTGTAATTGTTGAATTTCCGCGCCGCTCTTTTTGCCGCTGGCTTGCGCGATCTCAAGATTGACCGCTTCCAGCGCCAGTTCTTCTTCGTCGATCCTTTTCTCAACTTCGGCCGTCTTGCTAATGATCGCCTGGCGTTGTTTGCTGTGGTCGGTCCGTTTGGGTTCCTTGTGCCTGGCGGACTTTTTGGCTTTTTTGGGTGCATCCGGTTCCCAGCCGATCTTGTCCAGGAATTCCTGGTAGCTCCCCTCAAAAACAAAGACCCGGTCTTCATTAAAAATGATCAGTCGATTGGCCAGATGGTGGAGGAACATTTCGCTGTGGGTCACAATAATGACCGCGCCGGGGAATTCATCCATGGCGGCGATCATGGAATCGCACGATTCTACGTCCAAATGATTGGTCGGTTCGTCGAGCAGGAGGAGGTTGGTGGGGGAGAGGAGGATCTTCCCCAGGGTGACCCGGCTTTTTTCGCCGCCGGAGAGGACAGAGATCTTTTTTAGGGCCAGGTCGCCGGTGAACATCATCGCCCCGCAGGTCTTCCTGATATCGCTGTATTTCATGTCCGGCCGCAATTGGTGCAACTCTTCTTCAATGGTTAGCTTTAGATTCAGCCGTTCAATGTTAGTTTGGCCGAAGTAACCGATCCTGCAGTCCGGGTGGCGGTTGATCTCTCCTACTTGTGGCTGGAGTTCGCCGGCCAAAAGCCGCAGCAGGGTCGACTTTCCCTTGCCGTTCTTGCCAATAACACAGATCCGGTCGTTTTTGCCGATATCGATCGATAAATTCTCGATCAAAAGCCGGTTGGGGATGTATCCGAAAGTAATATTTCCTGCCCGCATTAAATAGTTGGCTTCAAACTCGACAGAATTGAAGCGAAAGCCCAGTTCGGAGACTTTGACCAGCTCTTCCTTCATCCCCATTTTTTCCAGCGCTTTGATCCGGGATTGGACCAGGCTGGCGCGGGCCGCCTGGGCGCGGAAACGGTTGATAAACTCCATCGCCTCTTCGCGTTTTTTTTGTTCCTTCTGCAGGGTTTTGCCGTAGCTTTCTTCTTCCACCGCGATCTGCGCAAAAAGTTTGGCGGTATCTCCCTCGATCTTCTTGGCCTTTAGCCGGTGGATCCCCAGGGTATGGGTCGTCACGCTGTTCATAAAATCACGGTCGTGAGTAATGATCATCAGTTCGTTGTTCCAGCGTTGCAGGAATTTCTTGAGCCAGCGGATCGAGATAATGTCCAGATAGTTCGTTGGTTCGTCGAGCAGGAGGAGGTGCGGCTCGGAGAGGAGGACTTTGGCCAGATTAAGCCGGACCTGGAAACCGCCGGAAAAATCCGCGGGCGATCTGTCGAATTCATTCTCGCTAAAACCCAGCCCGCTCAAGATCTTTTCCGCTTTCCAGATCTGGTCTTCTTCTCCTGGCTGAAGGCCGAGGCAGGCCTCCCGGAGAACGGTCGGTTCGTTAAAGCTAAGATGCTGCTTTAGGTAACCGACGGTATAGTTTTTTGGCAGAGAAATCGTTCCCTCTTCAGGCGCGATTTCCCCCGTAATTAGCTTAAAAAGAGTGGTTTTGCCCGAGCCATTCCGGCCCACCAGGCCGATCCGCTCACCGCTATGAACGGTGAAGCTGATCTTGTCAAAAAGATCATGTCCGGTAAAGGAAAGAGATAAATTGTTTACCTGCAGCATATAATTAATATAGCATATTTATGGGCTGTGGTCCGTTAATATTGCGAGGTCAATTATATTTCAGTGGTCAGTCCGACCTGCAGGGCGCTCTGGTAACCGCTGTCCGATAATCCTTTGCCATAGCCGATCACAAATTGAGTGTAATCGCCGAGCCAAAAACGCGAACCGAGCTGAAAGGTCAGGGGGGCGGGAGTAACCGAAGAGTTGCCGGCGATCTCGGCAAACAGTTCGCCGTGGTCAGCAAAATATATGGTCTCGACCTCCAGGGAATATGAGGTGTAATTGGCGCTGGCCGCTCCGGCCGGGACCCCGACCATGGTGTAGCCAAGGTTTAAGTGCCCGGTCAACAGGCCAAATCCCTGGGAAAAGATTGCGCTTATTCCATAATCAGGATAACCTGTCCCAGTCCCTAACGAGGGGGATCCATTGGCCAGCTTGGTTGAAAGTTTAATGCTCAACCCTTCGCTTTTGGAAAATTGTAATACTTTAACTTTTGCATTGAGCGTAATATCCTGAAGGCCGGTCGGGGTGCTAAGCGAGACCGGCAGGTCCGCTCCCAACTCAAGATTTCCCAGGATCCCTCTTTTAATGGTAAAAAGTAATTGTTTTTGTTCCCCGCTTTGCGGTTGAAATATAGAATAGCCCATTTCCAGTCCGGTCCGGTTGGGTGGGGTTGTTTTGACGATATCGGTAGCGAGCGGAAAGCTTGACCAGGCTG
The window above is part of the Candidatus Margulisiibacteriota bacterium genome. Proteins encoded here:
- a CDS encoding ATP-binding cassette domain-containing protein, which gives rise to MLQVNNLSLSFTGHDLFDKISFTVHSGERIGLVGRNGSGKTTLFKLITGEIAPEEGTISLPKNYTVGYLKQHLSFNEPTVLREACLGLQPGEEDQIWKAEKILSGLGFSENEFDRSPADFSGGFQVRLNLAKVLLSEPHLLLLDEPTNYLDIISIRWLKKFLQRWNNELMIITHDRDFMNSVTTHTLGIHRLKAKKIEGDTAKLFAQIAVEEESYGKTLQKEQKKREEAMEFINRFRAQAARASLVQSRIKALEKMGMKEELVKVSELGFRFNSVEFEANYLMRAGNITFGYIPNRLLIENLSIDIGKNDRICVIGKNGKGKSTLLRLLAGELQPQVGEINRHPDCRIGYFGQTNIERLNLKLTIEEELHQLRPDMKYSDIRKTCGAMMFTGDLALKKISVLSGGEKSRVTLGKILLSPTNLLLLDEPTNHLDVESCDSMIAAMDEFPGAVIIVTHSEMFLHHLANRLIIFNEDRVFVFEGSYQEFLDKIGWEPDAPKKAKKSARHKEPKRTDHSKQRQAIISKTAEVEKRIDEEELALEAVNLEIAQASGKKSGAEIQQLQISAHQHQQAVDSGYKELETLIAELDAFDRNNLTFPV